In Geminocystis sp. NIES-3709, a single genomic region encodes these proteins:
- a CDS encoding DUF2656 family protein, with amino-acid sequence MLNRFLLSHNYSITEDIAPPLSREKFCQGFKNNLPNNWEVNQIDHPHWICEIKTKETPEIVSNMLVKVLVNFREIELGEKLPYRVLALGGIKNTPANTSSPNSLDFGDWGVDVVETLSPEEFLKSINWDTLISGRSEHEIFKVLSV; translated from the coding sequence ATGTTAAATAGATTTCTTTTATCTCATAATTACAGTATTACAGAAGATATAGCCCCTCCATTATCAAGGGAAAAATTTTGTCAAGGGTTTAAAAATAACTTGCCTAATAATTGGGAAGTAAATCAAATTGATCATCCTCATTGGATTTGTGAAATTAAAACAAAGGAAACTCCTGAGATTGTAAGCAATATGTTAGTTAAGGTTTTGGTCAATTTTCGTGAAATAGAGTTAGGGGAAAAATTGCCTTACCGTGTATTAGCTTTGGGGGGGATAAAAAATACTCCCGCTAATACTTCCAGCCCTAATTCGTTAGACTTTGGTGATTGGGGAGTAGATGTGGTAGAAACTTTGTCGCCAGAGGAATTTTTAAAATCAATCAATTGGGATACTTTAATATCTGGACGTTCTGAACATGAAATATTTAAGGTTTTATCGGTATAA
- a CDS encoding helix-turn-helix domain-containing protein, whose product MSILEELDDFINKANDSREIKRAIAVKMQIQGVNYKRIQELLSCSQSFISKWKGEFSRKGTEGLKLKYKGSKSYLSVEQQTEIIRWIETQNGITRELLEQEILNRYSVVFASEQSYYDLLKKGGVSGKKSQKKKK is encoded by the coding sequence ATGTCAATTTTAGAAGAACTAGATGATTTTATTAATAAAGCAAATGATTCCAGAGAAATCAAAAGAGCGATCGCCGTAAAAATGCAGATACAAGGAGTAAATTATAAGAGAATACAAGAATTATTGTCTTGTTCACAAAGTTTTATCAGTAAATGGAAAGGCGAATTTAGTAGAAAAGGAACTGAAGGATTAAAATTAAAATATAAAGGTAGTAAAAGTTACTTATCTGTAGAACAACAAACAGAAATTATTAGATGGATAGAAACACAAAACGGCATTACACGGGAGTTATTAGAACAGGAAATATTAAATAGATATTCTGTAGTTTTCGCCTCTGAGCAAAGTTACTATGACTTATTGAAAAAAGGGGGAGTTAGTGGGAAAAAATCACAAAAAAAAAAGAAATGA
- a CDS encoding carotenoid oxygenase family protein yields the protein MRSLEKLSYSYSLSDWRQGYESQPQESEYIIDNIEGEIPVDLSGTLYRNGPGLLEIYDTPLQHPFDGDGMICSFSFDNGQCFFRNRFVKTREYIEEHKAGKMLYRGVFGSQKPGGWLANLFDIRVKNIANTNVIYWGNKLLALWEAAQPYSLNPENLETIGLDNLEGTLQQEDVFSAHPRIDRQSLFNHGKPSLVNFGIKPGLSSTITVYEFDELGKIIDRYSHITKGFSFIHDFVITPNYCIFFQNPTTYNPLPFIFGLRGAGECVNFESNKPTKIILIPRNTPHDQIITLEVEAGFIFHHSNAFEVNNTEIIIDSICYSQLSQIDPKSSYKEVDFDKLAPGQLWRFKLNLTTKQVIKELINPRCVEFPSINSENVGRNYRYIFIGASDHPTKNAPLQALLKLDLITKQEQLYSFAPKGFTGEPVFIPKKNPESEDDGWVLTLVYDSTYHRSDLVIFDGKNISQPIATLHLKQHIPYGLHGSWKEKNN from the coding sequence ATGCGATCGTTAGAAAAACTTTCTTACTCATATTCATTATCAGATTGGCGACAAGGTTATGAATCTCAACCTCAAGAATCAGAATATATTATTGATAATATAGAAGGAGAAATACCTGTAGATTTATCAGGGACACTATATCGTAATGGTCCGGGATTGTTGGAAATTTATGATACACCCTTACAACATCCTTTTGACGGTGATGGCATGATTTGTTCTTTTAGTTTTGATAATGGGCAATGTTTTTTCCGCAATCGCTTTGTTAAAACAAGAGAATATATAGAAGAACACAAAGCTGGTAAAATGCTTTACCGTGGCGTATTTGGCAGTCAAAAACCGGGGGGATGGTTAGCCAATTTATTTGATATTCGGGTAAAAAATATCGCTAATACGAATGTTATCTATTGGGGAAACAAATTATTAGCCTTATGGGAGGCTGCACAACCTTATTCTCTTAACCCTGAAAATTTAGAAACGATCGGGCTAGATAATTTAGAGGGTACTTTACAACAAGAAGATGTTTTTAGCGCACATCCAAGAATCGATCGTCAATCTTTATTCAATCATGGTAAACCTTCTTTAGTTAATTTTGGGATTAAACCCGGACTTTCTAGTACTATCACTGTATATGAATTTGACGAATTAGGGAAAATTATCGATCGATATAGTCATATAACAAAAGGATTTTCGTTTATTCACGATTTTGTCATTACACCTAACTATTGCATATTTTTTCAAAACCCAACCACTTATAACCCTTTGCCTTTTATTTTTGGTCTTCGGGGAGCTGGAGAATGTGTTAACTTTGAAAGTAATAAACCAACTAAAATTATTTTAATACCTCGTAATACACCTCATGATCAGATTATAACCTTAGAAGTTGAAGCGGGATTTATTTTTCATCATAGCAATGCTTTTGAAGTTAACAATACCGAAATAATTATAGACTCTATCTGTTATTCTCAACTTAGCCAAATTGATCCAAAGAGTAGCTATAAAGAGGTAGATTTCGATAAACTTGCACCAGGGCAACTATGGCGGTTTAAACTTAATTTGACAACGAAACAAGTTATCAAAGAGTTAATTAACCCACGTTGTGTTGAATTTCCTTCTATTAATTCGGAAAATGTAGGACGAAACTATCGCTATATTTTTATTGGTGCTAGTGATCATCCGACAAAAAATGCACCTTTACAAGCCCTGCTAAAATTAGACTTAATTACTAAGCAAGAACAATTATATTCTTTTGCTCCAAAAGGTTTTACTGGTGAACCAGTATTTATACCTAAAAAAAATCCCGAATCAGAGGATGATGGCTGGGTATTGACTTTGGTTTATGATTCTACTTATCACCGTTCCGATTTAGTCATCTTTGATGGTAAGAACATTAGTCAACCAATTGCCACTTTACACTTAAAACAACATATTCCCTATGGATTACATGGTAGTTGGAAAGAAAAAAATAATTAG
- a CDS encoding cupin domain-containing protein, whose translation MINPENLFHNIPFLVEEEDFSELLNYRNVVIERIVSSDRPDNKVYNQEQDEWVILIEGEAQLKINDDIVNLKAWDYLFISAQTPHQVLTTSRNCIWLAIHIYPHN comes from the coding sequence ATGATTAATCCTGAAAATTTATTCCATAATATTCCTTTTCTGGTTGAGGAAGAAGATTTCTCCGAACTATTAAACTATCGTAACGTTGTCATTGAAAGAATTGTTAGTAGCGATCGCCCCGATAATAAAGTTTATAATCAAGAACAAGACGAATGGGTAATATTAATTGAGGGAGAAGCACAGTTAAAAATTAATGATGATATTGTTAACCTGAAAGCATGGGATTATCTCTTTATTTCTGCTCAAACTCCTCATCAAGTCTTGACAACTTCTAGGAATTGTATTTGGTTAGCAATCCATATTTATCCCCATAATTGA
- the egtD gene encoding L-histidine N(alpha)-methyltransferase: MMLITNQDKKIDIKYLENFSLTNDEGADVIQGLISIPKSLPSKYFYDRLGSELFEKICDLPEYYPTRTETSILTTASKEIADITGICELVELGSGSSTKTRLLLSAYDSLGKPWQYVPIDVSSEILKNTALQLHEEYDNLSILGLVGTYEQALLQLPSSSLSQRMIIFLGSTLGNFTHQQSDLLFNEVRDILTVGDYFLLGIDLQKPVDILENAYNDSQGITAAFNLNMLCHINRCFDGNFDINLFKHQAIYNQEKQQIEMYLYAQKYHKVRLDKLDLNINFKENEPVLTEISRKFNLNQMQEFLANHQLKTIKYWTDENKYFGLILTQLCQ; this comes from the coding sequence ATTATGTTGATTACTAACCAAGATAAAAAAATAGACATCAAATATCTGGAGAATTTTTCTCTTACTAACGATGAAGGTGCGGATGTTATTCAAGGATTAATTAGCATACCAAAAAGTTTACCATCAAAATATTTTTACGATCGCCTTGGTTCAGAATTATTTGAAAAAATTTGTGACTTACCTGAATATTATCCTACCCGTACCGAAACAAGTATTTTAACTACCGCTAGTAAGGAAATTGCTGACATCACAGGGATTTGCGAATTAGTGGAATTAGGTAGTGGTAGCTCAACGAAAACCCGTCTGCTATTATCTGCTTATGATAGTTTAGGTAAACCTTGGCAATATGTACCGATCGATGTTAGTAGCGAAATTCTCAAAAATACTGCCTTACAATTGCATGAAGAATATGATAATCTGTCCATTTTAGGTTTAGTGGGAACTTATGAACAGGCTTTATTACAACTTCCTTCCTCTTCTTTATCCCAACGGATGATTATTTTTTTAGGAAGTACATTAGGTAATTTTACTCATCAACAAAGTGATCTGCTTTTCAATGAAGTCAGAGATATATTAACAGTGGGAGATTATTTTCTATTAGGCATCGACTTACAAAAACCTGTGGATATTTTGGAAAATGCTTATAACGATAGTCAAGGTATAACCGCAGCATTTAACCTGAATATGTTATGTCATATTAACCGTTGTTTTGACGGAAATTTTGACATAAATTTATTTAAACATCAAGCTATTTATAATCAAGAAAAGCAACAAATTGAGATGTATTTATACGCTCAAAAATATCATAAAGTCAGATTAGATAAATTAGATTTAAACATCAATTTTAAAGAAAATGAGCCAGTTTTAACGGAAATTTCTCGAAAATTTAACTTAAATCAAATGCAAGAATTTTTAGCAAATCACCAATTAAAAACTATCAAATATTGGACTGATGAAAATAAATATTTTGGATTAATTTTAACTCAACTTTGTCAATAA
- the ovoA gene encoding 5-histidylcysteine sulfoxide synthase, with amino-acid sequence MLLTNSHKYLLLNKCSKIDIINYLKDSWETEDLLFKSILNPETFYQNPDSLRNPLIFYLGHSAVFYINKLVILGLLKDNQRINPDYEKLYEMGVDPETPKELQQAIASVEWAKVEQLWHYRHQAYETVINIIEKTPLTLPITPDSVWWGIVMSIEHQRIHIETSSMLIRQLSLELVTKPSQWNYAKSQGKPPQNEMIKIEGGIVTLGKKKDDNLYGWDIDFGEREVIVNPFEVSKYMITNGEFLEFVNNKGYDNQDYWDEIAWQWKHENNVIYPKFWRKSENNYTYRLMFDEIDLPLDFPVEVNRHEANAYCHYLSKKSGKKYQLMSEAQWQFLQQKSDDNVNDYNLNFKFISPHPVGSLEIAKNPQGIYDLRGNVWEWLEDIFTPLSGFKPHYLYPDYSATFFDNRHYMLIGGSWATNGYEATPYYRNWFRPYFYQHAGFRITSRL; translated from the coding sequence ATGCTATTAACTAACAGTCATAAATATTTACTATTAAATAAGTGCAGTAAAATAGATATTATTAATTATTTAAAGGACTCTTGGGAAACAGAAGATTTATTATTTAAAAGTATTCTTAATCCTGAAACATTTTATCAAAATCCCGACTCTTTACGCAATCCTCTTATTTTTTATTTAGGACATTCTGCGGTTTTTTATATTAATAAATTAGTTATTCTTGGCTTATTAAAAGACAATCAACGAATTAATCCAGACTATGAAAAATTATATGAAATGGGAGTAGATCCAGAAACACCAAAAGAGTTACAACAAGCTATTGCCTCTGTAGAATGGGCAAAAGTAGAACAATTATGGCATTATCGTCACCAAGCCTATGAAACAGTTATTAATATCATCGAAAAAACTCCCCTGACTTTACCCATAACTCCCGATAGTGTTTGGTGGGGAATAGTCATGAGTATCGAACATCAAAGGATACATATCGAAACTTCGTCGATGTTGATTCGACAACTGTCGTTAGAATTAGTAACGAAACCAAGTCAATGGAATTATGCAAAGTCTCAAGGAAAACCGCCTCAAAACGAGATGATAAAAATAGAAGGAGGCATAGTAACATTGGGAAAGAAAAAAGACGATAATCTTTACGGTTGGGATATTGATTTTGGCGAAAGAGAAGTGATAGTTAATCCCTTTGAAGTTAGTAAATATATGATTACTAACGGCGAATTTTTAGAATTTGTTAATAACAAAGGTTATGATAATCAAGATTATTGGGATGAAATAGCATGGCAGTGGAAACATGAAAATAACGTAATTTATCCTAAATTTTGGCGAAAATCTGAAAATAATTATACTTATCGTTTAATGTTTGATGAAATTGATTTACCTTTAGATTTTCCAGTAGAAGTAAATCGCCACGAAGCTAATGCTTATTGTCATTATCTATCGAAAAAATCAGGAAAAAAATATCAGTTAATGAGTGAAGCACAATGGCAATTTCTTCAACAAAAAAGCGATGATAACGTTAATGACTATAACCTCAATTTTAAATTTATTTCCCCTCATCCTGTGGGTAGTTTAGAAATTGCAAAAAATCCTCAAGGTATTTACGACTTAAGAGGAAATGTGTGGGAATGGTTAGAAGATATTTTTACCCCTTTATCAGGCTTTAAGCCTCATTATTTATACCCAGATTATTCTGCAACTTTTTTCGATAATCGTCATTATATGCTTATTGGTGGATCCTGGGCAACCAACGGTTATGAGGCAACACCTTATTATCGCAACTGGTTTCGTCCTTATTTTTATCAACACGCAGGATTCAGAATCACATCCAGATTATGA